The Sphingomonas sinipercae genome contains a region encoding:
- a CDS encoding SspB family protein, whose protein sequence is MTGETPESLIPYDEIVQEALRDVVGRVLGKVEKAGALPGDHHFYITFNTRMPGVAIPKHLAERFAEDMTIVIQHRYWDLKVEEDAFSVGLSFGGVPSTLRVPFAAVTDFVDPAVDFSLKFQANAVDPEHEDHEHAENDEPGAGPAVDDGSNVVSIDFKRKK, encoded by the coding sequence ATGACCGGCGAGACACCCGAAAGCCTTATCCCCTACGATGAAATCGTGCAGGAGGCGCTGCGCGACGTCGTTGGGCGCGTCCTTGGCAAGGTCGAAAAGGCCGGCGCGCTTCCGGGCGACCACCATTTCTATATCACCTTCAACACGCGGATGCCCGGCGTCGCCATCCCCAAGCACCTGGCCGAACGCTTTGCCGAAGACATGACTATCGTCATCCAGCATCGCTACTGGGACCTGAAGGTGGAGGAGGATGCGTTCAGCGTCGGCCTGTCCTTTGGCGGAGTGCCGTCGACCCTTCGCGTGCCGTTCGCGGCGGTGACGGATTTCGTCGATCCGGCGGTCGATTTCAGCCTGAAGTTCCAGGCCAATGCAGTCGATCCCGAGCACGAAGACCATGAGCATGCCGAAAATGACGAGCCCGGCGCCGGTCCCGCGGTGGACGACGGCTCAAACGTCGTAAGCATCGACTTTAAGCGCAAGAAATAG
- a CDS encoding amino acid permease, producing MATSAPRGGLFGRVKPLDAILATAERKSLHRSLGAIQLTLFGIGCIIGTGIFVLTAAGAQKAGPGLMLAFVIAGAVCIVAALCYAEIAAMIPVAGSAYTYTYATMGEFLAWTVGWALVLEYAIAASAVSVGWSGFFSGTILKETFGIALPAYLTAGPLALGGAPGGFINLPAMVIALLVTWLLMIGTSESAKVNAVLVAIKLGALTAFLALTLPRVNMEHFNPFLPAGVFGGFGTGVGAVGAAATIFFAYVGFDAVSTAAEETKNPQRNVPIGLVGSLLFCTVVYILVAAGAIGAMPTGGQPIMGPNGVPFPAGSEELARQCAMPQFKEALVCSNEALAHVLRTIGFGKVGNAVGYAAILALPSVILILLFGQTRIFFVMARDGLLPESWSKVHPKWKTPYVITAITGVVVAVAAAFLPVGQLADIANAGTLYAFLMVAVAVMVLRRTDGGRKRAFTVPGLIIVGPLTILGCLFLFFNLPTAAMLVLPIWGAIGLVIYFLYSRRNSHLGRGIIEVPEDYVDQLEPTVAGVGGEDAGR from the coding sequence ATGGCGACATCAGCACCGCGCGGAGGACTATTCGGCCGCGTCAAACCACTCGACGCAATCCTCGCAACCGCTGAAAGAAAGTCGCTGCATCGATCGCTGGGGGCGATCCAGCTGACCCTGTTCGGTATCGGCTGCATCATCGGCACGGGCATCTTCGTGCTGACCGCTGCCGGCGCGCAGAAGGCGGGGCCGGGCCTGATGCTGGCATTCGTCATTGCCGGTGCGGTCTGCATCGTTGCCGCGCTTTGTTACGCCGAAATCGCGGCGATGATCCCGGTCGCGGGGTCCGCCTACACCTACACTTATGCGACGATGGGCGAGTTTCTCGCCTGGACGGTCGGCTGGGCGCTGGTGCTTGAATATGCCATCGCCGCCTCGGCGGTGTCGGTCGGCTGGTCCGGCTTCTTCTCCGGGACGATCCTCAAAGAAACGTTCGGGATAGCCTTGCCGGCCTACCTGACCGCCGGGCCGCTGGCCCTGGGCGGCGCTCCCGGCGGGTTCATCAACCTGCCGGCGATGGTCATCGCTCTGCTCGTCACTTGGTTGCTGATGATCGGCACCAGCGAGAGCGCCAAGGTCAATGCGGTGCTGGTTGCGATCAAGCTGGGAGCACTGACTGCCTTCCTCGCCCTGACGCTGCCGCGCGTGAACATGGAGCACTTCAATCCATTCCTTCCCGCCGGTGTCTTCGGCGGCTTCGGAACCGGGGTCGGCGCGGTTGGCGCGGCGGCGACGATCTTCTTCGCCTACGTCGGCTTCGACGCGGTTTCGACGGCAGCCGAAGAAACCAAGAACCCGCAGCGCAACGTGCCGATCGGCCTGGTCGGCTCGCTGCTGTTCTGCACCGTCGTCTACATCCTGGTTGCGGCCGGCGCGATCGGCGCGATGCCGACCGGCGGCCAGCCGATCATGGGGCCCAACGGGGTCCCGTTCCCGGCCGGTTCCGAAGAACTCGCCCGCCAATGCGCGATGCCGCAATTCAAGGAAGCGCTGGTCTGCTCGAACGAGGCGCTTGCCCACGTCCTTCGGACGATCGGCTTCGGCAAGGTCGGCAACGCTGTCGGTTACGCCGCGATCCTGGCGCTGCCTTCGGTCATCCTGATCCTGCTGTTTGGGCAGACCCGGATCTTCTTCGTGATGGCGCGTGATGGCCTGCTTCCGGAAAGCTGGAGCAAGGTGCACCCGAAGTGGAAGACGCCTTACGTGATCACCGCGATCACCGGTGTAGTCGTGGCGGTCGCCGCCGCCTTCCTTCCGGTCGGCCAGCTTGCCGACATCGCCAATGCCGGAACGCTCTACGCCTTCCTGATGGTGGCGGTTGCAGTGATGGTCCTTCGCCGCACCGATGGTGGCCGCAAGCGGGCATTCACCGTGCCGGGCCTGATCATCGTCGGCCCGCTCACGATCCTGGGCTGCCTGTTCCTGTTCTTCAACTTGCCGACGGCGGCCATGCTGGTCCTGCCCATCTGGGGCGCGATCGGGTTGGTAATCTATTTCCTCTACAGCCGTCGCAACAGCCACCTGGGTCGTGGAATCATCGAGGTTCCGGAAGACTATGTCGACCAACTGGAACCCACGGTTGCGGGCGTGGGCGGCGAAGACGCCGGCCGCTAG
- a CDS encoding histidine triad nucleotide-binding protein has translation MPVDPTKPYDDDNIFARILRGDLPCKQVYEDEFALAFHDINPLAAVHVLVVPKGKYVSWDDFSERASDAELAGFVRAIGKVAREQQLVVQGYRLLANTGKRAGQEVPHLHVHIFGGQPLGPMLAR, from the coding sequence ATGCCCGTCGATCCGACCAAGCCTTATGACGACGACAACATTTTCGCCCGCATCCTGCGCGGGGACCTGCCGTGCAAGCAGGTCTATGAAGACGAGTTCGCGCTCGCCTTCCATGACATCAACCCGCTGGCGGCCGTCCATGTGCTGGTCGTCCCGAAGGGAAAATACGTCTCGTGGGACGATTTCAGCGAGCGCGCGTCCGATGCTGAATTGGCCGGCTTCGTGCGGGCGATTGGCAAGGTTGCGCGGGAGCAGCAGTTGGTCGTGCAGGGATATCGGTTGCTGGCCAATACCGGCAAGCGCGCGGGGCAGGAGGTTCCGCACCTGCACGTCCACATCTTTGGCGGCCAGCCCCTGGGCCCGATGCTTGCCCGCTAA
- the fumC gene encoding class II fumarate hydratase, whose translation MVSTRTETDSFGPIEVPADAYWGAQTERSIGNFPFGPREQMPAELIHALGFIKQAAARVNARAGILDPQLAEAIQQAAGEVARGDLDSQFPLVIWQTGSGTQSNMNANEVIAGRANERLTGSRGGKEPVHPNDHVNKSQSSNDSFPTAMHVAAARSLNSKLLPAARAMRDQLSKLAAKWDSIVKIGRTHMQDATPLTLGQEFSGYAAQVEANLARLEELLPRIYRLAQGGTAVGTGLNTPDGFAQAFAKEIANLTRLPFTSAPNKFAEMAAHDTMVELSGAMNTFAVSLTKIANDIRLMGSGPRCGIGELQLPENEPGSSIMPGKVNPTQAEMLTMVAAQVMGNHVAVTIGGMQGHLELNVFKPLIGANVIRSINLLATGMDSFRERCLEGLKPDEKRIGELLDRSLMLVTALAPEIGYDNATAIAKHAHKNGQTLKEAGLELKLVDAETFDRVVKPELMIGR comes from the coding sequence ATGGTCAGCACCCGCACCGAAACCGACAGCTTTGGCCCGATCGAGGTGCCGGCTGACGCCTATTGGGGCGCGCAGACGGAGCGATCGATCGGCAACTTCCCCTTCGGCCCGCGTGAGCAGATGCCGGCCGAGCTGATCCACGCGTTGGGCTTTATCAAACAGGCGGCGGCGCGGGTGAACGCGCGCGCGGGAATCCTCGACCCGCAATTGGCCGAAGCGATCCAGCAGGCGGCCGGCGAAGTCGCGCGCGGCGACCTCGACAGCCAGTTCCCGCTGGTCATCTGGCAAACCGGATCCGGCACGCAATCGAACATGAATGCGAACGAAGTCATTGCCGGCCGCGCCAACGAGCGCCTCACCGGCAGCCGGGGCGGCAAGGAGCCGGTCCACCCCAACGATCATGTCAATAAAAGCCAGTCGTCCAACGACAGCTTCCCGACGGCAATGCATGTGGCCGCCGCGCGATCGCTCAACAGCAAGCTGCTGCCGGCCGCGCGGGCGATGCGCGACCAGCTTTCCAAGCTTGCGGCCAAGTGGGATTCGATCGTCAAGATCGGCCGCACCCACATGCAGGACGCGACTCCGCTGACACTGGGCCAGGAATTTTCCGGTTATGCCGCGCAGGTCGAAGCGAACCTGGCTCGGTTGGAGGAGCTTCTCCCCCGCATCTATCGGCTGGCGCAGGGCGGCACCGCGGTCGGCACCGGCCTCAACACGCCGGACGGGTTCGCCCAGGCGTTCGCCAAGGAAATCGCGAACCTGACCCGCCTTCCGTTCACCTCCGCGCCCAACAAGTTCGCGGAGATGGCGGCGCACGACACGATGGTCGAGCTGTCGGGGGCGATGAATACCTTCGCGGTATCGCTGACCAAGATTGCCAACGACATCCGGCTCATGGGCTCGGGCCCGCGGTGCGGCATCGGCGAGCTGCAGCTTCCGGAAAACGAGCCGGGCAGCTCGATCATGCCGGGCAAGGTCAATCCGACCCAGGCTGAGATGCTGACGATGGTGGCTGCGCAGGTCATGGGCAATCACGTCGCCGTCACCATCGGCGGGATGCAGGGGCATCTGGAGCTCAACGTGTTCAAGCCGCTGATCGGCGCCAACGTGATCCGCTCGATCAACCTGCTTGCGACCGGCATGGACAGCTTCCGCGAACGTTGCCTCGAAGGCCTGAAGCCCGACGAAAAGCGGATCGGCGAACTGCTCGACCGCTCGTTGATGCTCGTCACCGCGCTGGCGCCGGAGATTGGCTACGACAATGCGACTGCAATCGCGAAGCACGCCCACAAGAACGGGCAAACGCTGAAGGAGGCCGGCCTGGAACTGAAGCTGGTTGACGCGGAGACGTTCGACCGGGTCGTCAAGCCGGAGCTGATGATCGGCCGCTGA